One Danio rerio strain Tuebingen ecotype United States chromosome 7, GRCz12tu, whole genome shotgun sequence genomic window, taTATCAAGAGTCACAGTATCTAGGCTAATGTCACCATACCACCAAGGacaaaccacatccaacaggagtaactgtggatGCAAAAAGAAGCTGTTTGAAAGATATGACCAGGTGCTAACCCGTATTGTatccaaaaaaaaacttaaaaccacAGCTacccaactcactgcagaattaaatgtgcacctcaactGTCCTGTTTCCAACAAAACTGTTAGTCGGAAGTTTCACAGGGTCAATATTCATGGCCAGACTGCTATATCCAAACCTTTGGCCAAACATCAAGTTCAATGGTGCCAGGCAgcaaaaatcttgggctgtgaACAATGTGAATCAACATGTATTGTGGGTAGCATGTGGGTAGATCAGTGATAGTTTAGGCTGCACTATCATGGCATTCCCTGGGCCCAATACTTGTACTTATGTATTAGGTGTTTACATTTGAAAATGGAAGTACTTGTACTTAATACTTACCTAAAGTGGTAGGACCCAAAAAAAGACGGGAGTTTGGCCTATATAAGCAGCGGCCAAACCCCAAGACCAGTTGCTTGTTAACCAAGTCTGTGAGAGCATTACAGTGGTACCTCGAGCAAAACCCCTCCGTATGTATATTGTGGATACTTATTttagtttgtatgtatatatatatatatatatatatatatatatatatatatatatatatatatatatatatatgtatatatatatatatatatattcatctttatttttctgttttgttattaCTTTGTTACTTTGGATTTTTGGTATTTGGAcacttttgtgtatatatattcttCACTGTGGACTGTTTCAACTGCCagcactgtaaataaaacaatgtGCACTGGAGTGCTATCGAGTACGccatcatttttttgtgtggtcccCGAACCCAGTTTTTCCCACCAGAGCGAGCTGAGGCCTGCTCTGTCACATGGGCGCATCAATGCCAAAGACTACTGAAGCATTGTGGAGGTTCATGTGGACACACCTAATGGTTTAAACATTGTATTCTGAAGCCAGTGCCGTGTATCAGggtgataatgcaccaatacacatagcaagactggtgacagttgaacatgaaagtgaagttgaaaatcttccatggcctgcacagtcagcAGAtccaaatattattgagccacattggagtgttttggaggagcgagtcaaGAAACATTTTTCTTCACCAGCATTAcatagtgacctggccactattctgcaagcaGAGTGGCTCAAAATCCCTATGGcaactgtgcaggacttgtatctgttaTTCCCAAGACGATTTGAagctgtattggctgcaaaaggaGTTCCTACACctgtttttaaaacactttggATATGTCTAAAATTAAGGAATACTCTGTATTTACACTTAATCAGAAGCAGAACACATAATGCAAGGAAGATCTGACCTCTTAAACTAAGCTTAAACAAATTGTAGtgaaaaattagcaaaaaaaattataattataatatccAGAAACTGCTATCAGTCATGGTATGAGTGAAATGAGAGATCTTTTGACCAAGATATcattgtacaataataataataaacacagaaAAGAAAGCATACTCAACACATTCTTAAGGTGTTGAATTTTGGCTAAAAATCACAGACAACAAAGGTACATTGTTCATTGCCAATAGTGTAGAAATTAtagttatataattataattataattatagtgACATCTAGTGGTAGAAGAGAGTCATTGGTTTACTCAATGGATACATATCAGTTCAAACCACATGTattaacaattgtttttattaatatcaaCATATTATATGTTTTACTATAATATCAATTATAATTCTAAATTTTGCATTCCATTATTGGAATTTAAATCATACTGGTACAAGATGAAACAAAGCATGAACATAGTAATACTGCATTTTTTGTGTTGAGTTGTTTGGGAAGGTCTTCACTGCTAGACACATACAGCAGATGATTATTGATTACGTTTAATCATCTCCTCCTACGAGATTCAGCAGAGCTCTCTGATAGTCACCCTTGGTGTGCTCCTGAACACAAAAACACAGAGAGAATGAAGtgcagaaagaaaagaaaagatgaGAAAGACAGATAACTGGACACTTACTGAAATTGTTTGGTGCAGAGATCTTCCAAAATTCCTCTTGAACTCTATGCGGACCTTCATAAGATCCACTTCACAGCGGGAGACGATGATGCGGGTTATTATCTTGTCTTTCACACTTTTACcctgcaaacattaaaaatgaaagcTCCGTTTTAGACACACTTTTCCACCGAAGAAACTGACCAGCACTACTCAGTTTCAGCCAGTTTCACCTTTTTACGTTAAACTCACCTTCATGGCGTCATTGAGTCTGCTGGCAAAATACAGATGTTTATTTTCCAAGCATTCAACTGCAGAAAGACAGAAATAAGAACAAAGCAAGGTAACATTTCTTTGTTTTCCATACAGAAGTCTTTCCTCTGTTTCCTACCCACAAAAAATAAGCATACTTCAAGTTCCATTTATTAAGTAGCGTATAAGTAAAATCCAAGAAACATCTTTGTTTTTAAGTATACTAATATCAGTGTACttgcatttacagtttttctcagtcgctttggtgcatttctcacaacactatttacatttgcacaacagttaatgcatttctcaaaacaattaatcatttgtgcacatcctggtAGCGGTTTCTTATTCCTTCCAACACATTgtagatgcttttggacatgcatcaattgctttcatacaactctcttctatttataacattatcatttgcttatgtcatgtcagtcaaaattaactaaacttgtaaatgccgAATAGTCAtcccatataaaactaacagttctcatttcattacttgagtcattacatacaaaaatgttgaactagttatcaaaatctgtctagcaaattttataaaaacatttaaatctttattttccggaaaatgtcttaaaaatttaacaatttcataaatgatttacagacctgtgtatgttgtaggttgagttccaatatgttctgcaatattgtatacagttgtgcacagctctacccaaaaaaagtttctgtttgttgtaaataagggtgtatttattcttttgcacaatgctgtgaataaattagaattgcagcAAGAatgtgcagtaaaaatgtgaaacatacatattcagtgtcttgtactcagacacctcactaaatgcagtaatgtctaactttactgtagttttcaaatggctgtgaaatagtatatagtgctgtcttgatcATTtttaggaagtgtcaccaaaatctgacttttttgcattgaaaaaaatgtacagagtaaactttcataatgaaaacaagacaaagccatttgactaacttgttcataaacaatggtgtcaggacttttcatcttgatgatactgtcactttgattgacatgaatacttgcttttgaggaatgagctatccattttgagcatgtgacgcgcttttgcaggttatcagctaggttttgcagtttgcactaattgttttgagaaatgaattaactgttgtgcaaaaatgcactagtgttttgagaaatgcactaaagcaactgagaaaaactgtaatcacaTGGGATACATTTGTATAGTTTATAAAAGTATGTTTAAAGTGAACCAGTAgtgtcggcgccaatagcctagtggttagtatGTAGACACATAGCACCGAGGTGCTCGCAatgacccaagttcgattcccgtctcgaggtcctttgctgatccttccactatttctgctccccacactttcctgccATTatatctctactgtcctatcaataaaggtgaaaacccctaaaaaataataataaaaaaaagtgaaccAGTAATATACTTTGAGTACTATTACTATACTGGTAGTTGAGTACACTGATTGTTTACTAGTTAATTTTTAAGTTGTAAAAGTACATTTTGGAGTATATTTTCAGTAAATTACTGTTGATGCAAATGATGCACTTATACTGTTATTAAGCCTTAATGTATTTGTATATACAGCCCTTAAATACTTACTActtacaacattttatttttacagtggcAAAAATATATTGAACAAAACAGTGAGCACACCTATACACCAAATATACTTTCCTATCAGTATAGTTTGTATAACTGATAAATGCATAAACATTACACTTAAAGGGCaattatgatgaaaatcaacttttgcaaGCTTTTTGGACAGAACCGTGTGTATGTATAGTTTGTCCACTGTTACACTCGAGTAATATAAACCCAAAGTCCCAAGTCTCAGTTTTAAattttcctgacgttaaaataggacccaaatcccagtgatccCCCTTTGCCGacttgattgacaggtgccatgtttctataataacatgtatacacatgtccaaagtatatatattttttgcaaataaactgggattaaaaatatttgttacaactctctgtgatttttataagtttaaaacgtttttaaaagagAGTATGTtggtaataaagacagtaaaatcgcctTGTACTTCGAATATCAGTAAACGCgaacatatgtatgtgtgtgatcaAGCTTAATAAGACACGAAGATGGATTTCCATGGAGGGAGTAAGAGTGTGAAAGAGTAATTGAGCCAGCAGGTGAAACCATCATCAAATCTTTCACCTCTGCACCTCTACATCCCAGAGTTCTGACAGCTGATGTGAAGAACAGACAGCCCATAGATACAGTACCTAGTGTGAGGAAGGATTTCTCCAGATCTCCTTTCACCTCCATTCGAATGCTCTCCTTGATGTCGTATGGACTGTACCTCTTGTACCTTTCAAACACTGACACAAAGAGGCTGTGATTAGAAGATGATCATGAcagttgactttaaaaaacatCTCTGTTCATGTATCACCTTTCTGCAAGTGTGAAACACTCCTCTCGGAGAAGATGGAGATCCAGGTGACTACATCTGTTCCTTTTCGCCTCACTCCGGTTTCATAAAGAGTCTAAATTAGAACACAAATGACAGAGGAATTCACAAAGTATAGTTTTTGTATTCAAGAATTTTAAACATGGATTATATCAATGCACaacaatttattaatattgtaaacatgCAGAAATGTTCAACACCTGTGACAGTAAATGGATTGGTTTTCTTAAGATTAAAGTGATACTCACTCTTGCATCATTATCAATCTTCTCATAGTCCACAACGCTACTCTGCTCCTCTCTCTTGCCCTTTGGACATAAATACATGTGAGCACTGAAATATAGAATCTGCAACTCACAAATTGAGTTGGAGTTTGACGAAACAATTGAAATTGAGAAAAACtacactggaataaatgatttctgcaaaattgttgcaaaaatttatatgggttgaatttatacaaacaaattgaatttagtgatgttcaacttcatttatttgtttagatttagcccaaataaattgttaacaaccactaacctttaaaaaaatggtaaatcaAAGAAGCAGTCaattataatgttgaatataaagggatagttctgccaaaaaaactaaatgttggttccaaaaataaaaaagtggtcCCAAATCTTTAtgtttccaaacctttttttCTCTTGATTAAAAAAGATATACACTAAACAATGTTGGAAAATGgccttccatagtaggaacaaataCTAAATGAAGTCAATGACtataatatggatgtcaatgatcTTCTTTCATGAGATTATCAGATTTATTCAAGTTTAAAACCAATTGAGTGTGaggaaataatgacagaaatggtgctgcatgtaagtttttgactcttctaaagcaaaaaaatactataatagatatttaaaaaacatgccaAGTAAACACTTGTTTATCTGTAAAAcaaaagtcagttattctgctttgaaaatgtgagttatgtGCCGGAACGCTGTCTTTGTGTTGGTTCATTAACCAATCCctttttcagcaccctgggttgccttgttggaaaatgcAACCTCGGGTAGACAGTAGCAGACtgtgaaatgagacgcagattcagagttccacatgaggttctTAAGAAGCAGGGACTACAGATTggctttatagctaactctggcacaacatgttgtacattgtccctgtataaataaataaataaataaataaataaataaataaataaataaataaataaataaataaataaacaaataaacaataaacaatcaaataaataaataaataaataaataaataaataaataaataaataaataaaaatataaatattatgaacgtaaacattaggtgagcaggctacattgtaaccctgtgtcctaacaacacactaagTGACGTGATTTGCATAAGCACTTTGGCTGTTTACACTAGTCCAAATaccacagaaatttaaatacagccattcagaagcatcGAATATGCACTTACAAAAATTGTAAAGTTTATAATCCAATTaacacatattaaacctctttaacattattagatATAGATGCTGAGTCACTAATATGTGTTGGTTTGGACTAAgtcacagatctaaagtttatatttcaaatgttttttttttttattttcaagatctgaggtgaactatctgctgctgctttcagtagtatttCATTAAATGTCATGTAACATGGAagtcaaactcacattgttagcatttaacactaaataaagcgcATGAGGTATACCAGAGGTGCTCATGTCAtcaagttttctgttgttcagctgcaaaaaatagaagctgtttctaaaatttaAATTCCAGGTACTGGgcaaaaacttcttttaatatgaaaatagtCCTTCTATTGCGAGCCTTTGCTTTTATTGAGAACACAAAtgaaatcagccttaaatcagtgtttaggctcgatagtcaggcacgctcctgttggtcctcaatctggcaacctgcacttacATGTGTTTTGATCCAGCAATGCAATACCTAAttaaaccactgggtgtcaaactcataTACTGCATCTTTAAATATTTGGGTGAATTATCACTATAATTAggattacaataaaaaaaactgttatatggcatttattgtttaaatttgtttgatcTACCTGTGCAAGGGCCAGGAGCAGCTTCGCGAAATCTCCAGATGTGTCTCCAGAAATATCTTTCTCCAAGTCCTTCTTAAACACTGGGAAAAACAAGTAGATAAATGAATACCAGTGTCtgcatgtttttatgttttctaAAGCCTAGTGTCACTCACTTTCTTTGTAAACCTTCTTGATCTCCGCCAGCTCCTCTTTATTGCGAGAACACACCATCTCAATCAGACTCTCTTCATCGGTACCCAGACCCTGTAAAACACCATGTAGTTAATCAATATAACTGTATGTCACTGACAGTGCCAACTTGTATAGCCATCTAATTCTAACAGATGTCAGACAGATAACTCTTTCACACCATTAAAGCAACAATTGTGTAACAATTTAATGAGCTTCACAATAATATATACAATTGCACTTattcaaaagtttgaggtcagaacgatttttaaataacattaatacaTTGATTCAGGGGCATTGCCAGATATTTTGGGCCCTATGCACAAAAAACTGTTAGTGAGTCCCCCTAGTCTGGCTGGGGGGGCTTACTATCGCAGGGCCCCTAAAATGCCAAGGCCTTTGTACTCTGTCCTCTTTTCCCCCTACCAGCTACGCCCCTACCAGCTAATCAAAAATCAATTGCATATGTCAAAAGTGACAGAAAagacatctaaaatattttaaagggtATCTTCTTATGTCCTTTTACTGTAAGATATGTCTCAGCTGTCTCCAGATTATTTATAAAGTTGCATCCTAAATAAACtcacaaattaataattttattatgtgATGCTGTAAATTTCCCCTTTTATCCAAAACGATTTAcaagtgaggataaaagaagAATTTAAATCATCagagagtagctgtatataaatgTTACGATTTGTGTAagctattaaatatataatatgtcTTTTTAGTGttgataagaaagtgtctggtgcacaCAGAGATGAgaatgtgtcctacaggtggttgaTCAAGTCCACTCACCAAGATTATTTTTAAAGTGGATAACAAAACAAATAGTACACATATTTTTACttgtaaaaaacacattttattgaataaatttgggctgtcagtgaaaatctagtTGATGTCCAAAACAATAGTCTAAAATAGGCTAGTCATTAAATAGGCAGTTTGACAAACACACAGTTTGCTCAAAAATGCTAAGCAACACAATTGTTTTcatttgtgaaaataaataagaagaaatATTCCAATCCAGAATCATTTAGAATTACTCCTGAAGTTTTACATGACATCCATAgtaaaatttaaatatctattCAAGTTATATAGGATTGTAAATTGTTTATTTGATGATCATTTGTACTGTAATTCTGACAAATTAAAGGAAACCTTTCGGACCCCATACTTTTCAACAGCAGCACAAATCCGAATGAATGATCAGAatagaaaaatcaagaaaatgagATAAATGCAGACGTACCTTCATTGATGCTTTTAGTTCAAAAGCATCATACTGTGGTGTGCTCTTCATCAAACCCAGAATCAGATGCTCCAGTGATCCCGAGAGCGCCCCCTTCAGGGCGCTAACTAAATCCTACATCCCAAAGAGAAGCAGGTTATTTACGCATatacatttacataataatataacattaattaACATACTTTCAAATACAgaactttttatttaacttatcaattttaacaaatagtACACATTTTTGTACCTTCTTTGCTCGCTTTTCATACTCAAATGCAATATCGCTTCTTTGTAAGTAACTGCGTCTTGTCAGAATGTCAATGATTGTCTGCTCGTCAACACCTGAATGAAGAAatgcagccaaaaaaaaaaaaaaagagaaagatgaTAATGATTGACAAGGAAAGACAGAGAACATCAAGATAAGGGTGTGAAGGACTAATAGCACCTTTTTATTTCCTAGTATAAAATCATTAAACAGTCATCAATAGTTAATTTGATGCCAACACTACTGGCACACATTTGAGTGCACAATTCCACTCACACACCCCCTCACTTGTATGCACAACTTTATTCAGCGGCATATTAAACTAGAACTAATATGATACATGCATTTTAATAACATACGTGCATACGTGCAAGACGTATGCATTTTCATAATATACGTGcagtttttatttacaatcctaTTTAACAAagagtcttaaagggatagttcaccaaaaataaaaataaaactaacactatttactctccctcaattgattccaaacctttatgagtttctttcttctgttgaacacaaaataatatatttgatatatatttaaaaaaacccatctaaaaacctgtaacaattgacatccataataggaaaaaacatttatggaagtcaatggttacaggttttcagctttcttcaaaattactattttgtgttcaacaattgaaagaaaggtttggaacaagcaaatggtgagtaaatgatggcagaattaaaatttttgggtgaactatcactttaaaggaCCGCACATCCTGTTCAATGAAGCCAAACAGAAGAACAATGGGAATTTTGTTTGCCaagcaaatattaaaaacaataattcagATGGTTCAGTTTAACTATACTGAACATGTGTTCCACTCAACATATTATAGTGCAGGTTTCTCTGCAAATGAGATGATTTTGGCACCTTTGGTTTTGATGGCGGTCTCTATTTTGGCTGCATCCACCTCTGGGTTAAAATCATAAGCTGCCACCACTGTAGGGCACTTAGGTTCTCTCTCCTGAGGGAGAAAACATAAAATAGATATAGAAATATATAATTCTTGGATtagaacaaaaatatattttggacTCATATGTACTTTGTTGCATTTGTGTTGATACTACATTTTATCAAACATGCAAATAAACttatggacggacggacggacggacggacggacggacggacggacagacggacagacagacagacagacagacagacagacagacagacagacagacagacagacagacagacagacagacagatagatagatagatagatagatatgtaatTTATTGAGTGAAAttgtttcttatttaaaatggcatttgaATACTTACCCCTCCATAACTCAGTGTGAGCTTCGACAGATACTCAGACACTAAAGCCATTTTTCTGCAGAGGACAGAGAACACTTATAATCAACCAAGGTGAAGGATGAGTAGATGAAACAGGAGATACAATCAGACCTTAAGCCACTGTAAAATAAAACCTCACCCTTAGTTTCAAAGGTCTAACTGATGGTTGTCATAGACACTGTGATTAATAGGACTGAGAAGATAAAGGCCCAATTCAGTGTCATCACAGGCTGTTATGCAAGTCAATAAGCATTTTTATGGCCCATAAGGGAGTCACTAAGATATGACCGACTAGCAACCTTTTTTGTTGTACTATTGTCCCTTAGCAACAGGACagtggttaaagggatagttcacccaaaacccatcatttacttacccttcacTAGTCACACAcctgagtttctttattctggttgacacagaagatattttggaaaccAGTAATCAATGACATCCATAATAATTcttatttcctactatggatgtctgTGATTAccagtttttaaacatttttcaaaatatcttcatttgtgtttaacagaaaaaagaaattcgTAAAGGTTCGGAACtgcttgaaggtgagtaaattgtgagtaaattgtcatttttgggtgaactatacctttaaaaagACATTATTTGTCTCTCTGAAATTTATATTATGAGCTGAAATGTGAAAGGTTTGCTGGACTTTTGTTCAGTCACAcccagcaaacacacactcaatacATACACCAGTAAACCCatccacacatgcacacatagagCAAGACCACTACTGTTTCTGCAGATTATGCTGAACTAAAATGAGAAGCCGTGCAATCAGCAATAACAAAATGAATAATATTCTTAAAACTGCAGCAGGGAGTTGATTCAGTTGATATTTTCAGGCTAATCAGTAAAGAATCATAACAGAGTACCAGCGTCTTACCTTAGTTGTTGTAGAGTGTAAAGGTGTATCTTTCTTTATGGGATTTCCTTTTTAAATGAACTAAGCCAATGACTCACCGTCTCCTCCTATCGATCAACACCCACACCCACTCAAGATCCAGACCCGAAAGTCACTTATTTGTTAATCATTTCCTGAACTACACATTCCATataacatttattgtaatttcattgGCAAAATATCAAAGTTACTACTGTTAAGGTTAGTATTGTCAAACTAAACTACCACACATACACaatcggtcaaaagtttggggtcagtacgatttttaaatgttttaaaacgaGCTTctactcaccaaggctgcattagaaaaaaaaaaagtgtacaaattgtaaaattgtgaaatgttattgcactataaaattactattcaaaagtagtttatgatttaattcagtaatttattccagtgattttcaGCTTCaatactccagtcacatgatccttcagaaatcactctattattagttattattattattattagttattattagttattagttattattattattatcattattattattattattaattattattattagtagtattagtattattggtaatagtaatataagcaataatgactgaagtaataatttcatttaaaactaaatacaataagaagcaattattaatatatatatatatatatatatatatatatatatatatatatatacatttattaattgccgccttgatgaacagaataattgtctcaaaagaaaaaaactgacccaaaacttttgaccgatagtgtgtgtgtgtgtgtgtgtatatattaggaTATAAACCTTTAAGTAACAGTTTGTTTAAATAACACCACTGTCATTTTTAAGTATAAAAGTATTATTCttcatacagttttttttttgcatttttttgtgcagtgtcacaaaaaataaaaccatCACTGACACACAAGCTTGTCAgaatatacataaaaacaaacttatatatgtgtatatatatgcaaaaactgtatatgcatgcaaacacacccaCATAATTAATatctttctttttaaatgttaccTGCAGTGAAAAAAAGCAGAAAACAGGAAAGAAACTGGTTACATtttcaaaactgtttaaaaataaaacttgtgtGAATCACAAACCAATTACATTTGACACAGACATGCATAAATCTTTTTCAGTGTCCGTGGTTCCAGACCTGTGAAGGAATTTCTGTTCATCAACATAAATGTGCCTATCTACgtgtcaaaaaaacaaacaaaaataaatctcaaTTTCGGACAAAACTATGTCATTTAGAAGGATATATGAAAGCTAAAGACGTGAGGTAACCACACCAATGAAACTTCTTAAAAGGGTTAAGATGCATGTACTATATCTAGGTGATATGGCTGTAATATAGCACAAAAATGTGCAATATATAGGTTAGCGTGTGTGAGtgaacacaaaaatgaaaaaaaaaacctctaaaaCTGATCTAAGAAAGGTTAGCAAAAgcaaattttatattaaaaaaaattatttcgaTAATAACAAAAATGACAATGCATTTGCCATTCAGTAGTTGATCAGCATTGATATTTGACTTGATAAAGTGGATAAGCCTTTCCCTGATGAATTGTCAGAAGAGAAAGTTAAATGTTGGACATATTTGGATGTATAACTGCACTAAACCACTTGTGTTGGCACAGCAAGGGCAGTTTAGGGATTCACAGGATGTGTGTTTGCTGAAGGTGGAGAAACATTCCTCAGTCATCAGACTCTCTGCCAATGTGTGACTGATCTCAGTCATTGTAGCATTGATAACAGAGGGCTGGGTTTTATAGACAGAGCAACAGTACGCtgacatctacacacacatttcaCACTATAGAAGACTCTAATAAtctttttaaagagatagttcacccaaaaaggcaaatgctgtcatcatttactcatcctccacttgtttaagttgaacataaaggaagatactgaagaatgttaaaaaaaacagccattgacttatgtagtatttttgtgtttttactttGTATGTCAAATGGCTGCTTTTTCTAAACATTCTTTagtatatcttgttttgtgttcaacagaataaattcATAAACGTTTAGAGCCATTTGAGTGTGAGGAAACGGTGAGGAGATCAATTTTGGGGTGAAATATTCCGTTAATAATCTATTAAATGCCTATTTAACCTTTAGTGTCATGCTCGAGCAAAAGCAAAGTAACTACAGCAAACTGATAGTGACTTACAGTAGCTCAGAATAGATATTAGCAAAAACAAATCCTGTTTTAGCCACACCTGCTTCCTTTGCAATCATTGTTTTAGACTTTCATCTATGGCAACAGACTGTATGCATGAAGCACTAAGCAATGCCGTACCATAATAATGAGGTGATTCATTGCATATGCATAGCTAAGGGTCAGTCAATCTTCCAAATTCCACCATCTCACTATTTAAATTTTGATCCAAGTTTGAACTGATTAAGCAGTACC contains:
- the anxa2b gene encoding annexin A2b (The RefSeq protein has 2 substitutions compared to this genomic sequence), producing the protein MALVSEYLSKLTLSYGGEREPKCPTVVAAYDFNPEVDAAKIETAIKTKGVDEQTIIDILTRRSYLQRNDIAFEYEKRAKKDLVSALKGALSGSLEHLILGLMKSTPQYDAFELKASMKGLGTDEESLIEMVCSRNKEELAEIKKVYKEMFKKDLEKDISGDTSGDFAKLLLALAQGKREEQSSVVDYEKIDNDARTLYETGVKRKGTDVVTWISIFSERSVSHLQKVFERYKRYSPYDIKESIRMEVKGDLEKSFLTLVECLENKHLYFASRLNDAMKGKSVKDKIITRIIVSRCEVDLMKVRIEFKRNFGRSLHQTISEHTKGDYQRALLNLVGGDD